ctctctctctctctctctctctctctctctctctctctctctctctctctctctctctctctctctctctctctctctctctctctctctctctctctctctctctctctctctctctctccgttcGTCTTCTCAAATATCATGAACTTCATCTTCTTAAGATATCCCCAAATTGATGAACAAAATCCAAAATCAAGCCAtataaagaaattgaaagccAAACACACTAACACACATATTCACATTCCAACGCAAAGCACCAACATCGACTGGAAACAATCTCATCAATAGGATTGAGTCCAGAAAACATATATATTTGTATCGATTTCTTGTGCATCCCCACCCCAAGCTTTTTCTCCTGGAGAAGTAACTACAATCATCAATTCAAAGTCGTCTGAGGAACAAGATTGCAGGGTTCAAAGTTGTGGATGAAATCGCATATAAACTATACATACCAACGACAAGAACCAAAGAATAAATAAAAACCCATTCATCCCAAAATATTTCTTCCTCTCTCCTTCTTTCTCGTTCTAAAACCTTTCTTCTATTACCAATCCATGTGACAATCTGTTTTCAAAAAAACGTTGTAATATCATCGATTATAATGGCGGAATCGATGAGTGGTGGTGAAGGTCGGTGAATGGGGCTGTGGAACGGTTTTTGCTCCGATTTTATTGTGAggataaaagatgaaaacaattTTAGAGGACAGTGATGGTGACTCCTATGAACTTCAATTGCTGACCTGAACCTTCATCTCCCTCTTCTATTGTAACCTGCAAATAGATGATCCACACATGTGTCATTCATGCTTCATCAATCTCAGTGACCAAATTGAGGGAGCATAAAACCCTAAACCGTTCAATCCGATCTAAGAACTAATGATTATAAGAAGGTGAAGAACGATAGTAAGAAGACCAATATTTGCTTACAGGATGCTGATGGTATAAGACTATGGTGAAATTCAGTGTTTCTCTTGGAGGAAGGGCAGTGACGGTAGAATGAAGAAGGTAAAGAACAATAGTGTCCGACAAATAAGGGtaaaaggagagagagagagagagagagagagagagagagagattttattttttatttttttaattatttaaataccaaaataaataaagaaaatagaaaatgaaatgaaaaagggtaaaaccgacttttcaagtttttttggaccaaaaacaatgaaaaagtttgattttggaccttcggtgcaagctggaaactttttggaccccatccaaaggtttttgcaaaccacaaggaccaaatttgcagttttgtcttttttaagacaaaactgcaaatttggtccttctGATTTACAAAAATCTTTGGATGGGTCCAAAAAGTTCTCAACTCAAACACTTGCATATTCCATTTCAAACATGTCAAGAACACAGGAgaaaaacaacacaacaacaacCGGAGTTGCTGTTGCCTCCCACGACACCAccacaaacaaaaacaaaaaaaaaatagtagaTTGGAAGCAGATTCAAGTCCCATCAAGAAACAGCTTCAATTCTCCGAGATTGAGAATCACACCGGAGCTTGTGCAGGTGTCGACGTTGTCTCTTACCTCCTTTAACTTCAAATTCATCATATCTTCACTCAAATTCCCAACAAGAAACTCACAGATCTCCTTCTCGATGTTGATTATGTTTAATCCTTGTAATTCGGTAGGCAAGAAATCTGTTTTACCCATCTTTAAAGAATTTGTGAAATCTAGCTAGGACATGGTCAACAAAAACCCCGATTAGGAGTGAATTTCTTGAGGTTTTCTTGGCTAAGACTTGCCCGATTCTTTTGAAATCTTATTTTACTTTATCAAcaaaaaatgagaaattaaaccAGACCCGAATGATATTCGAATCGGGTAGGTTACAAAGGAATAGAGGCGGAAACCTCATCATGGATTTCTGAAACCCAGACACTGTTATTGGATGTAAGATTACGATTTCAAACAACAATGGTTACACAGAAATCCCAAAATATTGTGATTCAAGCGAATGGTTAGATTGAGGAAGACGAAGAGGACATTGGGAGTGAATTTGGAGATTTAGGAAGTCTAAAAAAGTGGGATAAAGGATAAATGAGTTCATCTGGtcgtgtgtgtgtgagagagagagagagtcatcttctttgttttttatttttatttcgtaaaggattaatataaataagaaaagaaaatacaaaactGAAATTAAAAGGGTAAATAggtaatttcaatttttttggaccaaaaacctaGAAAAGCTTTGATTTCGGACCTTCCGTGCAAGTCGGAAgctttttggaccccatccaaagatTTTTGTAAACCACACgaaccaaatttgcagttttgtctttttttaatttttttaattgagcATTGGGACAAAAGGCGATCGACCGCCCGTATCAAGGAGGAATCTGCGAACGGGAGTCGGGTCCGATGGTCGTGGTTCATCTGTCGAGCAAGGAAGCTGGGAACGCAAACAGCCATGGTAGCTCGGTGATGGCAATCAATCGAGAAAGGGAAGCACCTCTGATGCGGGATCGATTTGATGAAAGGAGAAGGGAGAAGCAGCGGTGCTTCTCTTGTCTGTCGCAGCTAGGGGGGCCGCTCCAGCGGTCTCCTTGGTTGCTCTTCTTTGTCGCTAGTAGATAGGGACTAGACTAGTCCGTTGGAGCAGGGCAGGCTTCTGCAGCTCCTTTGTTCttcctctttctttctttttttgtaTTGACTGGTATCGATGGATGAACTATGATGCTTGTTCTTGATTGTTTTTATATAAAATCGATGAATGGAATGGATATTTGGGGTTATTTCGATAGGAATCGATGGGATGGTTTTTATAGGTGGTTGGGTAAGGTGCGTCAACTTTTCTGTTTTCATTGTTTTCGCAACTTTTTCTCATAAAATGACGATTTTTCCCTTGCACGTCACGGAAGAAAATGTAAAGAAGCAGATATTAGCACAGGAAAAGCTCAACTTTCTGGACTATCTTATGATCTGTATGCTGCAGTTATTGATGGAAAATCCCTCACATAAGCTTTACATGATAACATTAAAGTCTTCAACTTAGTTGGTGCGTCCCTCTTATCAGACATGCAAAAGTTAAAGCAAATATTAACGGGATTTTAAGTTTATTGTAGTCATGACTTCAGAGCCGGTTTTCTTAAAGCAAATGATAAACATATAGCTAATGACATTGGATCTATAATATAGTTGATACTTGATAAACATGATTCCTTAATTAGTGGGTACAGTCTTAGTTTATGTAATTTTTCAAAGACTTTCTTTACATCAAAcagttttttaaataataatagtgataacataaAACAAAAAAGTGAAATTATTGGACAGATTATTTAACTCGAAACATGAATGAAATTTAGAAATGTTAACTACGGATAATATTTTTGGCCTTGTCCAATACATGTAGATACACTACTAAACCAGGAATCATAAGGTAAGGCACATTGCTGACGCTTTTTCTTAGTTTTGGCCCTACCTGGTGCAATGTTGTACTTTTCTTTTTGTATTTGTTGGTTTCAGTTTTAAAAGTGATGATAAAGGAAGATTATTTTGTGTACGTTTTGTAATTTACACCTTACCTTgtaatttagtttttattttctttcttcatTGTAGCTAAAAACTCAGATCAAAGGAATGATCAAGATTTCCCAACTCATCTGTTGAAAAATGTTTCAAGTCTTGTTGGCAACATCAATAACTTATCTCAAGTAATAACTAAATCTCATATCACAAAGGCACAATGCATCATCATCTCAAAATCTAAGAGTGAAACAATTGATTTATAGGAGAAGCCTTCATGGCCTTCTGAATATGAAACAATGAAAAATAAAGCTTAACAATCATCTCTTTAAGTACATAACTGATCATACACCTAGTATCATTCCAAGTAAATGTCTTCTTCAATGTGCTCTCGGAGAACGAGATTCCAGAACTCACCATGGTAAGTCTCTGGAGAGAGCACAAGATTAGAGAACTCACCATGGCCAGTCTCTGGAGATTCTGGAGATCTGACTCTATAATCTTGTAGATTTATATTTCCCTGAAGCAAGTCCACTACTTCTGACATCAAAGGTCTTTCATTCGGGTTATTATTAGTGCATAACAGAGCGATTCTGATCATTCTCAGTGCCTCTTCAGCATCAAAATGTAATCCCAATCTTGAATCCACCAAGTGTATCAAACTCTCATCTTGTTGTTGCAAAGCAGTAGCCTTATGATGGAGACAAACAGATGCATCATAAATAACAAGATTGGGTTAAGTATTTGGCATTTGTAGGAAGAATGGAATTATAGCAATTAGGAAAATAAATGATACCCTATGAACAATAGTTAAATACTCTAGATCATCTGCTGGAGGATATACGTTGGGCGTGCCAGTTACAATTTCCATTGCAAGAACCCCAAAGCTGAACACATCTACTTTGTAGGTTAGCTGGCCAGTATATGCGTATTCAGGCGCCATATATCCTCTGTAGGAACAAGAAGAAAGTTAATAAAAGAAATgtcttttatatataataaaagatCTAATTTGAAGATAGGTTGATCTAGTTGCTCACAAAGTTCCAGCGGGAGCAGTGCGCGCTTGGGTGCGGTCTTCCGAAAAAAGCTTGGCTAAGCCAAAATCAGCGATCTTTGGAGTAAGGTGTCTATCAAGGAGTACATTTGCAGCCTTGATGTCTCTATGAACCATTCTGAGGATGGATTCCTCATGCAGGAATGCCAAGCCTCTGGCAACCCCCACACAAATGTTTTGCCTTGTAGGCCAATCCAGTAGCAAACCAGTGTTGCCATGGCCTGGAATTTAAGAACAAATGTTTTAATGTcccacaacatatatatatatatatatatatatatatatatatatatatatatatatatatatatatatatatatatatatatatatatatatatgcaaacgTGTTGCGGAATAGGAGGGTACCATATAGAGCCTGAGCAAGAGAATTGTTTTCCATGTACTCATAAACAAGCATTAGGTGGTTGGATTCCGCACAACATCCATACAGCCTTACAATATTCGGATGTTGTATGCCAGTCATCAACCCAATTTCATTCACAAACTCACGGTTTCCCTGGTTTGATGTCTGAGAAAGCTGCTTCACAGCAATTATAGTGCCATCAGAGAGTGTACCCTGCAAATTATAAGTGACCTTTAGCTTATTTGAAATGTCAATGTGTAAAATATTTACTTACCCTATAAACAGCACCAAAACCGCCCTGCCCAAGTTTATTTGAAGCTGAAAAGTTGCGTGTGGCAGCTCTGATTTGTCTATAGGTAAATTGATACGTCTGCAAATTGAATCCTCTCAGATCTGCAGGGAAGAAACAATTATCTCACAAATTAAACAGCATATTTATCGGTGCATTTTGAGTAAATAGATTCTTATAATCAAAACATGTACACACCTCTTTCCCACCTCAAGCGCTCTTGCATATAAAATGCCAACCTTTCAACACCAAATATGATGAAGATGAGGCACACAATCCCAGCCACCGCCACAATGACAATAGTTTTTATGCTCTTGTCACTGATTGGAGGACTAATATCTAAATAAaaacaagaatatatatatatatatatatatatatatatatatatatatatatttataatatatctcTATAAGTTTAGCAGTAAAATGAAAATCACATAAAACTACAAGATTAAAGTCGGAACAATAACATACCAGACACCATAGAAATGGCTGATATTAGAGGACCATAAGATCCTCTACTCGGGACTGCTGTTGTGCCTTTCCCAGCATACTGGAAACGGATTTCTAATGTTGTGTTGGTTACAAcaacattttttatttcttttattacaGCTCTATCCACCCCGCCAGCTTCCTTCCTGATGTCAAAATTCTTGAATATACACACACCCTGCAAAAATATTCTACTTAATTATGTGAATTGCATATATGTAGTACTTTATAGTTGAAATGGAGCACTTTACATGGATATATTTCCTGAAAAGAAACTAGTCCTACTGTTGTTTGAAATGCAGAAATATAAtaacaagaataatcaaattcaaACCTGGATATATACATCAAACGAACGCCTTCCAAGACTCTGAAAAGACATATTATCTCTGAAAACTATCTCTGCAAAATGCAGAGTCACCGTAAAGTTCCCATTTGGTAAACATCGACCATAGTAAGTGATGGATAGTGGAGAGAGGCGAGCTGTAGTGTACAGTTGACTATCATTAATAGTCAGCGCAGATACATTGGTGGCTACATAGTTGGATAATCTATGATTACCACCCAACGCATTGCCAGTGCTACTTGTCCCCCAAAAGCCGCTTGTGGGATCAAACTTAGCTGCTCCACCTGAATCCTCATCGGCTTCATATGTCAAGTTTCCAATGGTCACTTTAGGTCCCCCACAATTAATGCGAATTGAGGAGTACTCtagaaaacaaaaaacataaaaatcagtCAACTttggttttcataaaaatgagtcAACTTTGGTTTTCATGTTCAAATTAATTAATTGGAATAGGAAAGTATCTTCCTCACCCCTTAGACAGGGAAACTTGCTAAGGCACTTCCCAAGCTCTCTGCATTCAATCAAAGATCGGAATATTAAACTTGGTGaaatttagaaaaacaaagtctTTCTAAATAACCCATATATGGATATAATAAGCTTACGAGTTGCTTGCAGGAACGTAGCTTCTGAATAAGTTCCTAATAAATGAAAGACGACATAAGCTTTATCTTTAGAATATTATATGGGCAGGATAAGAATCACAAgatgatttggaagattaaaACTTACAGTGTTTCACGACAATATGAGGGCACACTTTCTTCGTTGAATTTATTGTAGGAAAGATCGATCTTGCTGAATCATAATCACAATCACATATCAGCGTTCATGAATTATATAACTATTGTGAGTAAAATTACATATTAAGAAGAGCATTTTCAGGTTAAATTTACAGATTGTATGTATATGACCAAGACTACAACCATGCATCTAGCACATCAAATTATGTCACATGAAAAACTATTTCTGAAATGAGAAAAGGAAAACTGAAAACGTACTGTGCAGTATCTCCACCATTGATCCATGCAGGAATACTTCCGTTCAGGGAGTTGCCAGTCAAGTACCTAATCATTTCACAAAATAATTATTGGGATTTATAATGctctcttttattttattttccttttcaATAGTCACTCGggtatttatttcattaaatatGCAAGAAACAATATAAACTTATCCATATTTTGTTGAACCGTACTCTTATCGAatgaaatatatattaaatatattgGTATGAATATTGAGGATCAAATTATCAAGAcaaatatataagtaagaaaCTCAGTTGAAGCAAATGATACATGGGAAAAAAAGGTAAAATGCTCATCTTACTTACATTTTCTCCAGATCTAATTCTTTCAAATCTGGTATATCTCCCTCCAAGTTGTTGAAACTGAGGTCTCTGTGTGTGAATATAGATGAAGAGTATATCAGGATGTTTGAACAACCATTAAAGATAATCACAATGAAATGCTCAAGATGATGCTAATGGATATAGTCTAAAATCGGCTTTCAATCAATCAAGAAATGGAAGAGGGAGAATTATTACAGATGCCTCAGTTTTGACATTTCTGACAAAAAATTTGGAATGCTGCCAGTTAGTCTACAACTTCTGAATATCCTTCATTTTTTCCCAAAGTTGTTGAAgatataaaaatccaatcttgaaaTTTATCAACTTTTTAGTAGATTTCTAAATCGTAAACTGACTTACAGTAGCTCCATGCCTGTTATGTTGCTTAGGTCTGGAAAGTACTGCGAACTATTTCCATCCAAATCACTGATGCTTCTGCATGcagattattaaaataaataaataaacttacaTTCATACATATTATATGGATACAACATAATGGAATTCTCCTGAAAGGGAAGTATCTAACTTACAGTTGTGTCAAATTTTTCAAGAGGGAGATGCTTGCAGGTATTGGTCCTTCTAGACCACTCCCTTGGATTTCTCTGATCATAAAAGATAGAATGCCCAAATCAATCAAAAACAGCATCAACGGAAAGTTAATAATATCAGAAAAGGTTTAATATGAGAGACATGTGTTAGTTTGTCATTAAGTATGCATCCATACAAATTATAAACATACACATCAATTAAGTTATAAAAGTTATTGGGCTCCATTTCAATTTCCTGCACTCGCTTTGTCGAAGTTATCTGTATACACTATACACGACCTCAAATGAACATAACTTTGTGATGACATTAATCCATGCAAATGCAGTTTTAGCTAGGTTGTTAGTTCTTACTTGTTAATCCCCACCCCACCCCGCCCTGGTTAGGATATATAATAGCTGGGGGGTTGCATAAAAATAAAATCTTACAGTTTCCGAAGTTGTATCCAGGTTCCAAGGCTTGGAATTTTCCCAGTGAAGTTGTTGCTACTTAGCTTGCTGCACATTAGTGATGAGAATACGTAAATAttaatttaaagaaaaatataaGACATGGTAATATGTAAAGTTTTATCAAGATAATAGTTCATAAGGGATGCTTACAGTTCTGTCAAATTGGTCAGACCATTCAGCTCCAACGGCAGCTCACCAGAGGGATTATTGGCACTCAGGACCCTATATTCGGTTTTACAAGAAAGGAAAATATTACAACATTCTGAtctgatgtgtgtgtgtgtgtgtatatatatatatatatatatatatatatatatatatatatatatataggtttttcTCAATTAATTATTATGGGAGCTGTCATCATGAAAAgtaaaattttagtaaatatacAGTACAAAGAAAACCTTACAGCGTTTTTAAATTTACTAATTTCCCAAGCTCAGCTGGAACAGTTCCAGAAAACATGTTGTTCTCCAGACTCCTGGTATACATTTCACaaattaaaatgaagaaaaagaattattgagagagagagagagagagagagagagagagagagtacaaATCTACAAGTGAGGTTAAGTTTCCCAAAAACGATGGAATTCTTCCTGACAAGCGATTCACCAGTAGGTCCCTAGGTTACAGTTCCTTGTATTGGTTAAGAAGTGGAGATTCATATAAAGAAAGATAGAGATTTGGAATTATTAAATAACTCACATCTTCTCTAGCCTGGTAGAAGCCCATTCAGGTGGTATGCTGCCACTTAGCTAATTCCGACTAAATTCGCTGCAAGAAGCAATCGCCTCGTATAAGTAATGAATATATAGCATTAATTGAAGCAAaagtaaaaaaaagaaaaatcttAATTAAACACAAGTCTTTGTCTTACACTTTTTTGACGTAAGGTAACTTTGCCAGAGATGGTGGGAGAACACCATCAAGATCCTGTCCCTTGAGATATCTGTTTACAAAGCCAAGTTTATATATAGCTTTGAAGTTGTACAAGTTTCAGCCATCCGTTACAGATATTAAAGCaacaaattaaatattaaaaaataaaatattgaaaCCAAACAACTTACATCGCAACAACATGACAAACATTGCCAGGGTAGGAGCAATCACACACAAGAGTACTGTTGTTATACTGAGGCATTGCACTCCGGGCTGGCGTTGCCCAGTTAGGATTTCCATCGCATGGATTTAACCTAAAATCCCAGTCTCTTTTTCCATCTCTTCATGTAGCTAGTGAGACTATAATCACAAATCCTTTTACAAAAGTGCTAATGAGACTATATTGACAAATCCTCTCCCCCACTTCCTCACTCACCCATAAGAAGGTAAacagttgatatatatatatatatatatatatatatatatatatatatatatatatatatatatatatatatatatcgaatcttgaaaaagaaaagaaaagaaacataGAACAAAAGAATTGCCTTCATCAGGAGGAAGTTCTGCTGCCCAAGAGAAAATTATTGTTAACACAAGGAGGATACTGAACAATCGCACTGAACTTTGACTGAAAATCATCTTCATTGAATCTAAGTAATTACGGAACTCCAATCTTAATGTTCTATTCAACTCTGATTATATATTCAGTTCACAGTTCACTGTgacatatatataaaacatatccaCCATCTTCTTCAATTTAAAAGCAATGTCTAATTAATTAATGCAGCATTATGGCCAAGCTACACAACACACGATGGCAAACACAAAATGGCAAAAAATTCAAATGGCCATATAtaagtaccaaaaactacttccaTTCAGGATCATCCCAATTAATGTATAAGGAAACAAGACAAGATGGACTATATAGTAGATGCCTAGGGTttccaagattttttttttttttttttttgagtgaGTCGGATAGAAAAGAAAAGAAGTCAAGGACTTATCTTTTGGAGGGAAGAGAATCGTCTCATACGCTGATAAGTTTACAATAATACCCTGGAAACCTTCTCATACACACATCATGTGGCACCACAGCTCGAAAGCACTGCACCACCACTGCCTTTCTTACCATCAGCCCCTGTTCACCACCACAACTGCCTTCATCCACCTGTAAAACGCCACTTTCGACCACCACCAAGCCAGCACTCTACTGTAATACGTAAATCGCGCAGAGAAAAGGAAGAATTCCCAGTTCCCTGTCTTTTCCCTGTTATTCGATTTATACCTGCAACCAAGATTAAGATGGGGTGAGAGACGGGAATGAAAAAGAAAAACTTGATTCTGAAGAAAAAGGGCTGCGATTGGAATCAGAAAACAAGAGGAAGTGGATCTCGCCATTTTTTCTCTTGCTCCCATACCTGCATCGAGAAAAAAAAAAGGAGGGGCTGAAGTGACTACTTTTGATTGTTTGTAAACCCCACCTGATACATTGAAATGTGTTTTAAATATGGGGTATTAATagtaaaaattgattttttttttttcatatattttttctCTTTTATCTTTCTTTTACTAACTTTTAAAAACTTGTGCCCAGATCAATTTAATAAATCATCAATATTTACCAAATTTTAAAGGCGTGTGTCTGGATCATCTATGTATATGTCCTGGCTAAATTATGACGTGTATAAAACATAGGGAtctataaaaaaatacataatgaAACAATAAAAAAGGATTTTTACTGAGATGAATTGTCACTTGAATCTATTACTTTGTTATAATGTTAATGTTGCTTATAaaagttaaataaaaatatataaacatattagtaagtttattattttatatgagaaaaataataattataatgagACAGcattaactaaaaaataaatgTCCGAAATATTTTTGGTGGGAAAATATCAGgatcataaaaaaaatttatataaagaaaatataaatttagaatgactgaaattatggatgaaattactAAAGAAtattattttggaaaaaaattatattttgtaaggtataatacTATGACGAAATttgaaatatgtatatttgttgtgtaaatctatatattttattattactatataaagataaacACAAAGTAGGTTGGTatgttataaaaaaaacaaactaaTCACTTTGTTTTACTATTAATgttgcttttatatatatatatatatatatatatatatatatatatatatatatatatatagaggcatattggtaatttttattattttatatgacgaaaataataattacAATGGAGTAACATTTGCTAAAATcaaatgataaaaatatttttgaaggaaaaaaaatcaagatcattaaaaaaattatacatgaaaaatacaaatttaaattgagtaaaattatggatgaaattaatGACGAGTAAATTGGTAGGTTATGATTAAATCCGATTTTGGAAAGTTTAAATTTAATAAAGGAAACGCGTAAGTTATCAAAATAAATTTTATGTGAATATAAGggaaatacaaatttaaattttataaataaacacGTAAGAAATAAATGCTTGAAATATTTTTCGAGGAAAAAATCAGGATTAttagaaaaaattaaatatggaaaatataaatttaaattggATGAAATTATAGGTGAAATTAATAACGATTAAATTGGTAAGTTGCTATCGAAATCCGATTTTGGAATATTTGAATTTGATAAAGGAAATGCGTAAGttgttaaaatataaaattttaaacgcGGGGGGACATATAAAATAATACATATAAAGTTATAAAAGGTCgacacaataaaaaaaataagataaataatTTGGCTACATgtcattttttcatttattttgtcaCATGACAatatttggtatttttgaattaacTATTTTCCACTAGC
The genomic region above belongs to Lactuca sativa cultivar Salinas chromosome 4, Lsat_Salinas_v11, whole genome shotgun sequence and contains:
- the LOC111886761 gene encoding probable leucine-rich repeat receptor-like serine/threonine-protein kinase At3g14840 is translated as MDLLVNRLSGRIPSFLGNLTSLVDLSLENNMFSGTVPAELGKLVNLKTLVLSANNPSGELPLELNGLTNLTELKLSSNNFTGKIPSLGTWIQLRKLEIQGSGLEGPIPASISLLKNLTQLSISDLDGNSSQYFPDLSNITGMELLIFRSCRLTGSIPNFLSEMSKLRHLDLSFNNLEGDIPDLKELDLEKMYLTGNSLNGSIPAWINGGDTAHKIDLSYNKFNEESVPSYCRETLNLFRSYVPASNSELGKCLSKFPCLREYSSIRINCGGPKVTIGNLTYEADEDSGGAAKFDPTSGFWGTSSTGNALGGNHRLSNYVATNVSALTINDSQLYTTARLSPLSITYYGRCLPNGNFTVTLHFAEIVFRDNMSFQSLGRRSFDVYIQGVCIFKNFDIRKEAGGVDRAVIKEIKNVVVTNTTLEIRFQYAGKGTTAVPSRGSYGPLISAISMVSDISPPISDKSIKTIVIVAVAGIVCLIFIIFGVERLAFYMQERLRWERDLRGFNLQTYQFTYRQIRAATRNFSASNKLGQGGFGAVYRGTLSDGTIIAVKQLSQTSNQGNREFVNEIGLMTGIQHPNIVRLYGCCAESNHLMLVYEYMENNSLAQALYGHGNTGLLLDWPTRQNICVGVARGLAFLHEESILRMVHRDIKAANVLLDRHLTPKIADFGLAKLFSEDRTQARTAPAGTLGYMAPEYAYTGQLTYKVDVFSFGVLAMEIVTGTPNVYPPADDLEYLTIVHRATALQQQDESLIHLVDSRLGLHFDAEEALRMIRIALLCTNNNPNERPLMSEVVDLLQGNINLQDYRVRSPESPETGHGEFSNLVLSPETYHGEFWNLVLREHIEEDIYLE